A region of Vitis vinifera cultivar Pinot Noir 40024 chromosome 15, ASM3070453v1 DNA encodes the following proteins:
- the LOC132255230 gene encoding uncharacterized protein LOC132255230, with the protein MAPKKIVSSVRVSEASEKAIDKLNAKEFRERFLIPHDVLIDLVNEEAAMPTEKGGKNAILFTKEQFNAGLRFPLPALFKEFLHFSQIPPIFIHPNLVRVLMGCSIINMLYSLDLTLLEVFFVYSLKKAKNDIFSVSAHLPSLQMVTELPDSTKGGAKGLVAVWGGWAGLSQHPSRPFSPNYTLKVPGLELRGHLVDWVEKASFACVCKLFEIDPKERAYKTLLSARNLTEVVREPQEYVINILPRKLAKDEIVPGEHYTVKELPLYQEAKEADAERRRKLLEDRDQKKTEGTIRKAPGQKRGPDSPPKKTSGKRGKLVKKHGKDAKEPTPPKEFPPPQTTYEGEVMIEEPVNAAPHSISSGPGRMSGLNHSGPSLIAAARLANVAEEAASINHPGNLNPDAAETAPLEEAGAESQSQPSDDPDRLAIVLVKEPPLKKPRLTRDLQSGLFERLQERQQEIEISCASAHDAHPDGGEVEMATETSAVPAIIPAEDASGPMCPDENMGAPISGHELPSPSSSEEQSADDAAPASPFSYAELEAKLKQITPDWKAIKPSAKMFDMIETLVRGLRSMSQQHALFTQLLQTADYMRTFSSRHQEIENQLRLRMEEAEASLSTMREENEALRVELAEAKGQEESTAGRLHEAEGEAARLRDELSRLRTEVLNEKKQKEDLQLRLDVQKEELEREFAVEREELAADYQRQVDDTFIFGYRCCMKKNGIKRDTPSIPPSEEKKLHEKPAPR; encoded by the exons atggctccaaaaaagaTTGTTTCGTCTGTCCGGGTCAGCGAGGCTAGCGAAAAGGCGATAGACAAATTAAATGCGAAGGAGTTCCGGGAGCGATTCCTGATCCCCCATGACGTATTGATAGACCTGGTGAACGAGGAGGCGGCTATGCCTACTGAGAAAGGTGGAAAAAACGCtatcctcttcacaaaggaacaattcaacgcggggctccggttccctctgccggcgttgttcaaggaattcctccacttctctcaaATTCCCCCCATCTTTATTCACcccaaccttgtccgggtgctgatgggatgcagcatcatcaacATGCTGTACAGCCTCGACCTGACGCTACTGgaagtgttctttgtctattccctgaagaaagcaaagaatgatatcttcagtgtgtccgctcacctgccctcccttcaaatggtgacagaactgccagattcgacaaagggaggggcgaaggggctggtggcaGTCTGGGGTGGATGGGCGGGGCTATCGCAGCATCCGTCGAGGCCTTTTTCTCCGAATTATACCCTAAAAGTTCCGG gtttggaattgaggggccaccttgtggattgggtggaaaaggcaTCCTTTGCCTGTGTctgcaaattatttgaaatagatcccaaggagagggcctacaaaacattgcTCTCGGCGCGGAATTTGACAGaggtcgtccgggagccccaggaatatgttatcaacATCCTTCCTAGGAAATTGGCAAAGGATgagatagtgcctggggagcattatacagTGAAAGAGCTCCCCCTCTATCAGGAAGCTAAAGAAGCTGACGCTGAAAGGCGGCGAAAGCTCCTGGAGGATAGAGATCAGAAAAAGACtgaaggcactatccggaaggctcccggGCAGAAGCGGGGTCCGGACTCCCCTCCGAAGAAAACTTCAGGAAAAAGggggaagctggtgaagaagcatgggaaggatgcgaaggaacccactcctcccaaggagtttcctcctccacaaactacctatgagggggaagtaatgatagaggagccagtaaatgctgctccgcattctatctcaagcggccccGGGCGCATGTCGGGGTTGAATCACTCAGGTCCCTCCTTAATCGCGGCTGCGCGTCTAGCCaacgtggctgaggaagctgcatctatcAACCATCCGGGCAACCTCAATCCGGATGCAGCTGAAACGGccccgttggaggaagcgggggcagaaagccaaagtcagccttccgacgACCCGGATCGCCTGGCTATAGTCCTGGTGAAAGAGCCTCCCCTCAAGAAGCCGCGTTTGACGCGCGATCTACAGTCCGGACTCTTTGAgcggcttcaagagcggcagcaagagattgaaattagttgcgcttctgcccatgacgctcatccggatggaggcgaggtggagatggcTACTGAGACCTCAGCCGTTCCGGCAATAATTCCGGCTGAGGATGCATCCGGACCTATGTGCCCGGACGAAAATATGGGGGCTCCGATTTCGGGACACGAGCTACCCTCTCCTTCCTCATCCGAGGAGCAATCTGCTGATGATGCCGCTCCcgctagccctttcagctacgcggagttggaagctaagttaaagcagattactcctgactggaaagccatcaagccctctgctaagatgtttgatatgatagaaacg ctggtgaggggcctccgcagcatgtctcaacaacacgctctttttactcagctgctgcagaccgcagactatatgaggaccttctcctctcggcaccaagagattgaaaatcaactgcgtctgagaatggaggaggctgaggccagtctatccaccatgcgagaggaaaatgaagccctccgggtggagttggctgaggcaaagggtcaagaagaatcaactgcgggccgccttcatgaggcggagggtgaggcagcccggctaagggatgaattgagtcgactccggacagaagttttgaatgaaaagaaacagaaggaagacttgcagctgcgtctggatgtgcaaaaagaggaacttgaacgggagtttgctgtggaaagggaggaacttgcagcggattaccagagacaagtggatgatacatttatctttgggtatcgctgctgcatgaagaagaacggtataaagcgagataccccttcaattcctccaagtgaagaaaagaagctccatgAGAAACCTGCTCCCCGATAG